gattcccccccccccccgtcccagACTCCGCCTCCACCAGAACCAACATGAGTCCCAGAAGTGTCGTCTTCAAGAAGCTGTGCAAGGACAAGTCGGTGAGGCCCGGCGCCGGTGGAGCGGAGCGCTGACGGTAGAACTTAAATACAGACGATAACGGTGTGGTGGGCTGTGTCCAGGTGGGCGTCTACCTGGGGAGGAGGGACTTCGTGGACCACGTGGACCACGTGGACCCAGTGGGTGAGTCCCTCAGCACGTtacagtcatgtgacctgaaagGTTAAACTCAAGCGAAACACCTGTTTGCACCACTAGATGGCGTCGTCCTCGTCGATCCTGTGGCTCTGCAGGGGAGGAAAGGtcagtccctgaacacaccacgggaCACTGGGttcaaagacaacaacaaagagacagaacaacaacaacaaagagacagaacaacgacacacacaacaacaacaaagagacagaacaacaacaacgacaacaaagagacagaacaacgacacacacaacaacaacaaagagacagaacaacaacaacaaagagacagaacaacaacaagagacaGAACACTGACGCCCAGTgccctgtgtgtcctctgtgttgacgtgttgttgttggcgcCCTCTAGTGTTCGTCACGCTGTCCTGCACCTTCCGGTACGGCCCAGACGACGTGGACGTGATGGGCATCGCCTTCCGCCGGGAGCTGTACCTGTGCACGCGCCAGGTGTACCCGCCCCTGCTAGACCGCGAGGAGGGCACGCACACCCAGACACAGGCCAAGCTGCTGCGGAAGCTGGGAGGCCACGCCTACCCCTTCTTCTTCGAGGTGAGACCCCGAggaactcctcctcttcatcatcaagaGGCTTCATGGAGTAGACCAGGACCTCACGAAGTCCACCAAGAACCacaagaccactagagaccaccaagaaccacaagaccactagagaccaccaagaaccacaagaccactagagaccaccaagAACCACAAGACTACTAGAAACCACAATAACCacaagaccactagagaccaccaataaccacaagaccactagagaccaccaagaaccacaagaccactagaaaccaccaagaaccacaagaccactagagaccaccaagaaccacaagaccactagagaccaccaagaaccacaagaccactagagaccaccaagAACCACAAGACCACTAGAAACCACAATAACCacaagaccactagagaccaccaagaaccacaagaccactagaaaccaccaagaaccacaagaccactagagaccaccaagaaccacaagaccactagagaccaccaagaaccacaagaccactagaaaccaccaagaaccacaagaccactagagaccaccaagaaccacaagaccactagagaccaccaagaaccacaagaccactagagaccaccaagAACCACAAGACTACTAGAAACCACAATAACCacaagaccactagagaccaccaataaccacaagaccactagagaccaccaagaaccacaagaccactagaaaccaccaagaaccacaagaccactagagaccaccaagaaccacaagaccactagagaccaccaagaaccacaagaccactagagaccaccaagaaccacaagaccactagagaccaccaagAACCACAAGACCACTAGAAACCACAATAACCacaagaccactagagaccaccaagaaccacaagaccactagaaaccaccaagaaccacaagaccactagagaccaccaagaaccacaagaccactagagaccaccaagaaccacaagaccactagagaccaccaagaaccacaagaccactagagaccaccaagaaccacaagaccactagagaccaccaagaaccacaagaccactagagaccactaagaaccacaagaccactagaaaccaccaagaaccacaagaccactagagaccaccaagaaccacaagaccactagaaaccaccaagaaccacaagaccactagagaccaccaagaaccacaagaccactagagaccaccaagAACCACAAGACCACTAGAAACCACCAAGAACCACAataccactagagaccaccaagaaccacaagaccactagagaccaccaagaaccacaagaccactagagaccaccaagAACCACAAGACCACTAGAAACCACCAAGAACCACAataccactagagaccaccaagaaccacaagaccactagagaccacaaagacacacaacacaaccacaaagagacacaacacaaccacaaagagacacaacacaaccacaaagagacacaacacaaccacaaagagacacaacacaaccacaaagacacacaacacaaccacaaagagacacaacacaaccacaaagagacacaacacaaccacaaagacacacaaccacaaagacacacaacacaaccacaaagagacacaacacaaccataaagagacacaacacgaccacaaagacacacaacacaaccacaaagagacacaaccacaaagagacacaacacaaccacaaagagacacaacacaaccacaaagacacacaacacaaccacaaagagacacaacacaaccacaaagagacacaaccacaaagagacacaacacaaccacaaagacacacaaccacaaagacacacaacacaaccacaaagagacacaacacaaccacaaagacacacaacacaaccacacagacgcacaaccacacagacacacaacacagccacacagacgcacaaccacacagacacacaacacagacgcacaacacagccacacagacgcacaaccacacagacacacaacacagccacacacacgcaccacgtGTCCAGCTCGTCTTGAGTGTGTTCCTCGTCGTCTTCATGGATTCTGATGGCGTCGTGTTCTTGTCCTCAGTTCCCTGACAACCTGCCTTGCTCAGTGGCACTCCAGCCGGCGCCCCACGACGTCGGCAAGGTAAGATCCCGACGGGAATCGACCCGCCGGCGGCGGCGTGGAGGCTgacgctcttcttcttcttcttcttcttctgcagcaaTGTGCCGTCGAGTTCGAGGTCACGGCGTTCAGCGCCGAGAGCCGAGACGCCAAGACGCACAAACGGTGAGGTCGCGACCTCTGAGATGTGAAGGTCTTCATCATTCAACGTTAaagtcttcatctcctcctcctcccaggagCTCCGTGAAGCTGATGCTCAGGAAGGTCCAGTTCGCCCCTGAGGTTGAAGGTTTGGCTCCCAGTGTTGAGACCAGCCGAGACTTTGTGATGTCGGAGCAGCCGCTGACCGTGAAGGCCAGCCTGGACAAagaggtctcctcctcctcctcctgctcctcctcctcctgctcctcctccttcttctcctcctcctcctgctcctcctcctcctgctcctcctcctcctcctcctcctcctcctcctcctcctgctcctcctcctccttcttcttcttcttctcctcctcctcctcctcctgctcctcctcctccttcttcttcttattcttctcctcctcctcctccttctccttcttcttcttcttctctttctccttcttctcctccttctcctcctccttctcctccttcttcttcttctcctccttcttctcctcctcctcctccttctaaaTTGTTATATCTTTGGTAATAAAGTGGTAATAACATGGTTTAACGTGGTATAACTTGGTATATCTTGGTATATCGTGGTAATAAAGTGGTAATAACGTGGTATAACTTGGTATATCCTGGTATATCTTGGTAATAACGTGGTAATAACCTTCCAGACGTACTACCACGGTGAGACCATCAAGGTGGACGTCAGCGTCACGAACAACTCCAACAAAAGCATCAAGAACATCATCGTGTCAGGTGAGCTCCGCCTCGTGTCCACGGTAACCTGCTGCTGCGTGAGGAAGAGTAACCGtctgctcgtcctcctcagtGGACCAGGTGGCCACGGTGGTGCTGTACTCCAACGACTGCTACGCCAAGTCGGTGGCCATCGAGGACCCGGGGtgagaggtcactgtgaggctGCAGTCCGGGCCAAGAGGCCTCTGTGGAGACCGGGGGGCTGATCCTCCAGGGGGGGCCAAGGGCCCCAAGAGAAGGAGCTCAAGTACCTCAGGGTCTAGTTCACCAGTGAGGGGAAGATGGagatagaggagatgaggttcctctaggagccttagagatagagcaaggagacgaggttcctctgtaggagccttagagatagaggaaggagacgaggttcctctaggagccttagagatagaggaaggagatgaggttcctctaggagccttagagatagagtaaggagacgaggttcctctaggagccttagagatagaggaaggagatgaggttcctctaggagccttagagatagagtaaggagatgaggttcctctaggagccttagagatagagtaaggagacgaggttcctctaggagccttagagatagaggaaggagatgaggttcctctaggagccttagagatagagtaaggagatgaggttcctctaggagccttagagatagagtaaggagacgaggttcctctaggagccttagagatagaggaaggagatgaggttcctctaggagccttagagatagagtaaggagatgaggttcctctaggagccttagagatagagtaaggagatgaggttcctctaggagccttagagatagagtaaggagatgaggttcctctaggagccttagagatagagtaaggagacgaggttcctctaggagccttagagatagagtaaggagatgaggttcctctaggagccttagagatagagtaaggagacgaggttcctctgtaggagccttagagatagagtaaggagacgaggttcctctaggagccttagagatagagtaaggagatgaggttcctctaggagccttagagatagaggaaggagatgaggttcctctgtaggagccttagagatagagtaaggagatgaggttcctctaggagccttagagatagagtaaggagatgaggttcctctaggagccttagagatagagtaaggagacgaggttcctctgtaggagccttagagatagagtaaggagatgaggttcctctaggagccttagagatagagtaaggagacgaggttcctctgtgagagatagagatagaggagacgaggttcctctaggagccttagagatagagtaaggagatgaggttcctctaggagccttagagatagagtaaggagatgaggttcctctaggagccttagagatagagtaaggagatgaggttcctctaggagccttagagatagaggaaggagacgaggttcctctaggagccttagagataaagtaaggagacgaggttcctctaggagccttagagatagagtaaggagatgaggttcctctaggagccttagagatagagtaaggagatgaggttcctctaggacccttagagatagaggaaggagatgaggttcctctagcagccttagagatagaggaaggagatgaggttcctctaggagccttagagatagagtaaggagatgaggttcctctaggagccttagagatagagtaaggagatgaggttcctctaggagccttagagatagagtaaggagacaaggttcctctaggagccttagagatagaggaaggagatgaggttcctctaggagccttagagatagagtaaggagatgaggttcctctaggagccttagagatagagtaaggagacaaggttcctctgggagccttagagatagaggaaggagatgaggttcctctaagagccttagagatagagtaaggagacaaggtacctctaggagccttagagatagagtaaggagacaaggttcctctaggagccttagagatagaggaaggagatgaggttcctctaagagccttagagatagagtaaggagacaaggttcctctaggagccttagagatagagtaaggagacaaggttcctctaggagccttagagatagaggaaggagatgaggttcctctaggagccttagagatagagtaaggagacgaggttcctctaggagccttagagatagaggaaggagatgaggttcctctaggagccttagagatagagtaaggagatgaggttcctctaggagccttagagatagaggaaggagatgaggttcctctaggagccttagagatagagtaaggagatgaggttcctctaggagccttagagatagagtaaggagacgaggttcctctgtaggagccttagagatagagtaaggagatgaggttcctctaggagccttagagatagagtaaggagacgaggttcctctgtaggagccttagagatagagtaaggagacgaggttcctctaggagccttagagatagagtaaggagatgaggttcctctaggagccttagagatagagtaaggagatgaggttcctctaggagccttagagatagagtaaggagatgaggttcctctaggagccttagagatagaggaaggagacgaggttcctctaggagccttagagatagagtaaggagacgaggttcctctaggagccttagagatagagtaaggagatgaggttcctctagcagccttagagatagaggaaggagatgaggttcctctaggagccttagagatagaggaaggagacgaggttcctctaggagccttagagatagaggaaggagatgaggttcctctaggagccttagagatagagtaaggagatgaggttcctctaggagccttagagatagagtaaggagatgaggttcctctaggagccttagagatagagtaaggagatgaggttctctaggagccttagagatagagtaaggagacaaggttcctctgggagccttagagatagaggaaggagatgaggttcctctaagagccttagagatagagtaaggagacaaggtacctctaggagccttagagatagagtaaggagacaaggttcctctaggagccttagagatagaggaaggagatgaggttcctctaagagccttagagatagagtaaggagacaaggttcctctaggagccttagagatagagtaaggagacaaggttcctctaggagccttagagatagaggaaggagatgaggttcctctaggagccttagagatagagtaaggagacgaggttcctctaggagccttagagatagaggaaggagatgaggttcctctaggagccttagagatagagtaaggagatgaggttcctctaggagccttagagatagaggaaggagatgaggttcctctgtaggagccttagagatagagtaaggagatgaggttcctctaggagccttagagatagagtaaggagacgaggttcctctgtaggagccttagagatagagtaaggagatgaggttcctctaggagccttagagatagagtaaggagacgaggttcctctgtaggagccttagagatagagtaaggagacgaggttcctctgtaggagccttagagatagagtaaggagatgaggttcctctaggagccttagagatagagtaaggagatgaggttcctctaggagccttagagatagagtaaggagatgaggttcctctaggagccttagagatagaggaaggagacgaggttcctctgtaggagccttagagataaagtaaggagacgaggttcctctgtaggagccttagagatagagtaaggagatgaggttcctctaggagccttagagatagagtaaggagatgaggttcctctaggacccttagagatagaggaaggagacgaggttcctctagcagccttagagatagaggaaggagatgaggttcctctaggagccttagagatagagtaaggagatgaggttcctctaggagccttagagatagagtaaggagatgaggttcctctaggagccttagagatagagtaaggagacaaggttcctctaggagccttagagatagaggaaggagatgaggttcctctaggagccttagagatagagtaaggagatgaggttcctctaggagccttagagatagagtaaggagacaaggttcctctgggagccttagagatagaggaaggagatgaggttcctctaagagccttagagatagagtaaggagacaaggtacctctaggagccttagagatagagtaaggagacaaggttcctctaggagccttagagatagaggaaggagatgaggttcctctaagagccttagagatagagtaaggagacaaggttcctctaggagccttagagatagagtaaggagacaaggttcctctaggagccttagagatagaggaaggagatgaggttcctctaggagccttagagatagagtaaggagacgaggttcctctaggagccttagagatagaggaaggagatgaggttcctctaggagccttagagatagagtaaggagatgaggttcctctaggagccttagagatagaggaaggagatggggTTCCTctaagagccttagagatagagtaaggagacaaggttcctctaggagccttagagatagagtaaggagacaaggttcctctaggagccttagagatagaggaaggagacgagtcctGGACGTTACACAACAGCTGAGAATCAGATTCAGTGACgacttctaataataataataataataatgatgatgataataataataatgatgatgataataataataataataatgataataataataataatggtgatgataatattaataacaataatgataatgaaTCGAGCTCACGGCCTCCTCAGGGACTCCGTGCCTCCCGGAGCGACCCTGCAGAAGGTCTACAAGCTGCTGCCGGTGCTGGCCAACAACCGGGAGCGGAGGGGCATCGCGGTGGACGGCAAGCTGAAGGACGAAGACACCAACCTGGCTTCATCCAGCATGtgagcaacacaaacaaacaaacaaacaaatgataGGGCAGATGAATAACATATTTAAGTTCAGGAATAACAATGAACTCCTTGGTTCAGACAACAGAAACACTTTGTGAGACAACGAACAGACAGCAGAGGTCAGGAAACGATGTGAAACACTGGGTTTAATAATCAATAACATACTTAAGATCAGTAAACAATGTGGTTCACTGGGTTTATTGATCAATAACATACTTAAGATCAGTAAACAATGTGGTTCACTGGGTTTATTGATCAATAACATACTTAAGGTCAGTAAACGATGTGAAACACTGGGTTTAATAATCAATAACATACTTAAGATCAGTAAACAATGTGGTTCACTGGGTTTATTGATCAATAACATACTTAAGATCAGTAAACAATGTGGTTCACTGGGTTTAATAATCAATAACATACTTAAGGTCAGTAAACGATGTGAAACACTGGGTTTATTGATCAATAACATACTTAAGGTCAGTAAACAATGTGGTTCATTGGGTTTATTGATCAATAACATACTTAAGGTCAGTAAACAATGTGGTTCATTTGGGTTTATTGATCAATAACATACTTAAGGTCAGTAAACGATGTGAGACACTGGGTTTATTGATCAATAACATACTTAAGGTCAGTAAACAATGTGGTTCATTGGGTTTATTGATCAATAACATACTTAAGGTCAGTAAACGATGTGAGACACTGGGTTTATTGATCAATAACATACTTAAGGTCAGTAAACGATGTGAGACACTGGGTTTATTGATCAATAACATACTTAAGGTCAGTAAACAATGTGGTTCATTGGGTTTATTGGTCAATAACATACTTAAGGTCAGTAAACAATGTGGTTCATTGGGTTTATTGATCAATAACATACTTAAGGTCAGTAAACGATGTGAGACACTGGGTTTATTGATCAATAACATACTTAAGGTCAGTAAACAATGTGGTTCATTGGGTTTATTGGTCAATAACATACTTAAGGTCAGTAAACAATGTGGTTCATTGGGTTTATTGATCAATAACATACTTAAGGTCAGTAAACGATGTGAAACACTGGGTTTATTGATCAATAACATACTTAAGGTCAGTAAACGATGTGAGACACTGGGTTTATTGATCAATAACATACTTAAGGTCAGTAAACAATGTGGTTCATTGGGTTTATTGATCAATAACATACTTAAGGTCAGTAAACGATGTGAGTCACTGGGTTTATTGATGTTTCTATTCGGTCGTCTCTCAGTGTGAAGGACGAGGCGCTGAAGGAAGTCCTGGGGATCATGGTGTCCTACCGAGTCACGGTGAAGCTCATCGTgggagggtcagtgtgtgtgtgtgtgtgtgtctcagtgtgtgtgtgagtgtgtgtgtgtgtgtgtgtgtgtgtgtgtgtgtgtgtgcgtgttggtcTGGAGGAGGCCCAACACGGAGCCAGAAGAGGGAGAATATgtaataatgtgttttattctttgTGCTCTCAGGATGATGGGATCCAGGTGAGCTCACCATCACACACCTTTAATAACACACCTGTTACATGAACTGAGTGTGAACCATGAAtaaagctctctctcctctctctctctctccctctctctctctctctctctcctctctctctctctctctctctctccctgtctctctccctccctctctctctctcctcctctctctctctcctctctctccctctctccctctctctccctctcctctctctctctctctctctctctctctctctctgcagtgagGTCGACCTGGAGATTCCCTTCAAGCTGATGCATCCTAAACCTGCTGCAGGTGAGGAAACTATCCACCTTATTGTTAACAGCATGATTTACTCTaagacatgtatatatacatatatatgtatatatatatgtatatatacatatatatatacatgtttatatatatatatatgttaaagtatataaaacatatatatatgtttatatatatttatataaacatatataaacatatatatatatgttattatttatatatataaacatatatatatgttattatttatataatattgtgGTGACCCACATATAGATGGGGAGAGACATTCACCTAAGAGCTACtgtgcctttttttttgtttaaaaaaagaaaagaagaaaaaaaactccacaTAACATGTACAATACTTGTGCATCAAGATAGCAGCGTGACAACAACCCCCTTCCGGAAACGGAAGCCCAAGCCTAAATAACCCGCCactcttaaaggcacagtagcTCTTAGGTGAATGTCCCTCCCCGTCTGTATATGGGTCACCACaatataatgatttttattttttatttttatttatttcttaattGCTGCCAACAGCGAAGGAAAGGTAAGAGGGTTTATGTCTCATCCTCTAGTTacaagtctatgcttcatgtgttaaagctgcattctctctcctgaccaccagggggctcctctggttgtatagaagtctatgcttcatgtgttaaagctgcattctctctcctgaccaccagggggcgactcctctggttgtatagaagtccatgcttcatgtgttgaagctgcattctctctc
This genomic interval from Pseudoliparis swirei isolate HS2019 ecotype Mariana Trench unplaced genomic scaffold, NWPU_hadal_v1 hadal_25, whole genome shotgun sequence contains the following:
- the saga gene encoding S-arrestin a isoform X3, which translates into the protein MSPRSVVFKKLCKDKSVGVYLGRRDFVDHVDHVDPVDGVVLVDPVALQGRKVFVTLSCTFRYGPDDVDVMGIAFRRELYLCTRQVYPPLLDREEGTHTQTQAKLLRKLGGHAYPFFFEFPDNLPCSVALQPAPHDVGKQCAVEFEVTAFSAESRDAKTHKRSSVKLMLRKVQFAPEVEGLAPSVETSRDFVMSEQPLTVKASLDKETYYHGETIKVDVSVTNNSNKSIKNIIVSVDQVATVVLYSNDCYAKSVAIEDPGDSVPPGATLQKVYKLLPVLANNRERRGIAVDGKLKDEDTNLASSSIVKDEALKEVLGIMVSYRVTVKLIVGGMMGSSEVDLEIPFKLMHPKPAAAANSEGK
- the saga gene encoding S-arrestin a isoform X1, producing the protein MSPRSVVFKKLCKDKSVGVYLGRRDFVDHVDHVDPVDGVVLVDPVALQGRKVFVTLSCTFRYGPDDVDVMGIAFRRELYLCTRQVYPPLLDREEGTHTQTQAKLLRKLGGHAYPFFFEFPDNLPCSVALQPAPHDVGKQCAVEFEVTAFSAESRDAKTHKRSSVKLMLRKVQFAPEVEGLAPSVETSRDFVMSEQPLTVKASLDKETYYHGETIKVDVSVTNNSNKSIKNIIVSVDQVATVVLYSNDCYAKSVAIEDPGDSVPPGATLQKVYKLLPVLANNRERRGIAVDGKLKDEDTNLASSSIVKDEALKEVLGIMVSYRVTVKLIVGGMMGSSEVDLEIPFKLMHPKPAAAKESETEEEGEVEFQEFQRRSNLKGAMKAEDEDGNVSGGDDMAPQEK
- the saga gene encoding S-arrestin a isoform X2; amino-acid sequence: MSPRSVVFKKLCKDKSVGVYLGRRDFVDHVDHVDPVDGVVLVDPVALQGRKVFVTLSCTFRYGPDDVDVMGIAFRRELYLCTRQVYPPLLDREEGTHTQTQAKLLRKLGGHAYPFFFEFPDNLPCSVALQPAPHDVGKQCAVEFEVTAFSAESRDAKTHKRSSVKLMLRKVQFAPEVEGLAPSVETSRDFVMSEQPLTVKASLDKETYYHGETIKVDVSVTNNSNKSIKNIIVSVDQVATVVLYSNDCYAKSVAIEDPGDSVPPGATLQKVYKLLPVLANNRERRGIAVDGKLKDEDTNLASSSIVKDEALKEVLGIMVSYRVTVKLIVGGMMGSSEVDLEIPFKLMHPKPAAVRRRRRGRWSSRSSSAAPT